One stretch of Armigeres subalbatus isolate Guangzhou_Male chromosome 2, GZ_Asu_2, whole genome shotgun sequence DNA includes these proteins:
- the LOC134214667 gene encoding tetratricopeptide repeat protein 27 isoform X1, with amino-acid sequence MACDSNSDLFNFIIDEDCPTDFGLMIKEADWTSCFQHEVFKRFVIGQISSTERQKILHSSIAALLAFVQNNFLGPTLVLNDAINVPGELNFRRLLTLDGEELNPNVATPELLYVCKLAFEQLLPTDDESTSHFVERLWYLRFLVIYQRCLDDLVHSLYSSFDQNVGHLAKAMENMDDYELKVQTHIEILQGYVLFKRITKSEHWITALQNVAGVDITIEGVLGVRTKFQQNPIPQLTLKAKGLETIDLADSKVTHGHISLPTMLKLDDDVRLEKIKFTNEQENVDAQLPSLVQEIVLSKILFLKYSQPKDKLADEELKPYLTALLYQDYGPWSTRLVALFLNIQMEASHKRTVDRSLKQCEELVHLLDSSSVPVVHRLSYAFCSSLIPRWQIKAKLGDLMVSLGMIKSALDLYLELHHWEDVISCYNHLELRHKAAEIIQQEIDKKPTVTLYCLLGDATDDIQCYQKAWDLSGENSAKAQRHWGNYYFARKQYQDAIPHLKKSIEINCLQETTLLRLGYAALQLEQWEDAAKAYRLYTTLESHGFESWNNLSMAYIKLGDKRRAHKVLQEALKCNFNNWKVWDNFLAVSIDTKNYEDALNAYERLIELKEKFFDQEVLEILTKVISEGAPDANGNSSNRLTKKILKLLGHASAKTPNNGLLFELSSQLETEDPLKKAQKLQNAYRGYVQTNSQWSKTSDNCGRILKLCIALCESSLQAFVDGKEDAGKLPSVKSQLSSARLTGQGCLRAATSENWEQNAPLVEQLSEIVQKLTTELTNAMNQ; translated from the exons ATGGCTTGTGATAGTAATTCGGATTTGTTTAACTTTATAATTGATGAAG attGTCCAACGGATTTTGGATTGATGATTAAAGAAGCGGATTGGACAAGTTGCTTCCAACATGAGGTTTTCAAGCGATTCGTTATTGGTCAAATATCGTCCACCGAACGTCAGAAAATTCTCCACTCGTCCATAGCCGCCCTACTCGCATTTGTGCAAAACAATTTCCTTGGTCCTACATTGGTGCTAAACGATGCTATAAACGTCCCGGGTGAACTCAATTTCAGGCGTTTATTGACATTAGATGGAGAAGAGCTGAATCCCAACGTGGCAACCCCCGAACTGCTGTACGTTTGCAAACTTGCTTTCGAGCAACTTCTACCGACCGATGATGAATCGACATCGCACTTCGTTGAACGATTGTGGTATCTCCGATTTCTGGTAATCTATCAACGGTGTTTAGATGACCTCGTCCACAGTCTTTATTCGAGTTTTGATCAGAACGTTGGTCATCTCGCTAAAGCGATGGAAAATATGGACGATTATGAACTGAAAGTACAAACCCACATTGAAATCCTGCAAGGATACGTGCTTTTCAAACGTATTACCAAATCAGAACATTGGATAACTGCGCTTCAAAATGTTGCAGGCGTGGACATAACAATTGAAGGTGTCCTTGGAGTGCGTACAAAGTTTCAGCAGAACCCTATACCACAGTTAACGTTGAAGGCAAAAGGACTCGAGACGATTGATTTGGCTGATTCAAAGGTGACACATGGACATATCAGTTTGCCCACAATGCTAAAGCTGGATGACGATGTACGACTGGAGAAGATTAAGTTTACTAATGAGCAGGAAAATGTAGATGCTCAACTTCCCAGTTTAGTCCAAGAGATTGTTCTATCGAAAAT CTTATTCTTAAAATACTCGCAGCCAAAAGATAAACTAGCCGATGAGGAGCTTAAGCCGTACTTAACCGCATTATTGTACCAGGATTACGGACCGTGGTCCACTCGACTCGTTGCcctatttctgaatatccaAATGGAAGCAAGCCACAAGCGGACTGTCGATCGTTCACTAAAACAGTGCGAAGAGCTTGTGCATCTTCTAGATTCCAGCAGCGTTCCCGTTGTGCATCGTTTGTCGTACGCATTTTGCTCGTCCCTAATTCCACGCTGGCAAATCAAAGCCAAATTAGGCGACTTGATGGTCAGTCTGGGCATGATTAAGAGCGCCTTAGATTTGTACTTAGAGCTGCACCATTGGGAGGATGTTATTTCTTGCTACAACCATTTAGAGTTGAGGCACAAAGCTGCCGAGATCATCCAACAGGAAATCGATAAGAAGCCTACCGTTACTTTATACTGCTTACTAGGTGACGCAACCGATGATATCCAGTGCTACCAAAAAGCATGGGATCTTTCCGGAGAAAATAGCGCCAAAGCGCAGCGACACTGGGGCAATTACTACTTCGCCAGAAAACAGTACCAGGACGCCATTCCACATTTGAAGAAATCCATAGAAATTAACTGCCTCCAAGAAACCACTCTACTTCGGCTGGGCTACGCCGCACTTCAGCTCGAACAGTGGGAAGATGCCGCCAAAGCTTATCGACTTTACACTACCCTGGAATCGCATGGGTTCGAATCGTGGAACAACCTATCCATGGCTTACATCAAACTGGGTGACAAAAGGCGAGCTCACAAAGTCCTGCAGGAAGCCCTGAAATGCAACTTCAACAACTGGAAGGTTTGGGACAATTTTCTCGCAGTTAGCATCGATACGAAAAACTACGAAGACGCCTTGAATGCGTATGAGCGATTGATTGAACTGAAGGAGAAATTCTTCGACCAAGAAGTATTGGAAATCCTGACCAAAGTTATCTCGGAAGGAGCTCCCGACGCAAATGGCAATTCATCCAATCGTCTGacgaagaaaattttaaaacttctaGGGCATGCATCAGCCAAAACGCCTAACAATGGGCTGCTTTTCGAGCTATCCTCCCAATTGGAAACGGAAGATCCGCTGAAGAAAGCGCAAAAATTGCAAAACGCCTACCGTGGCTATGTGCAGACCAATAGCCAATGGTCGAAAACGTCAGACAACTGTGGAAGAATTCTCAAGTTGTGCATTGCTCTTTGTGAAAGCAGTTTACAAGCATTCGTTGACGGCAAGGAGGACGCTGGAAAATTGCCTTCCGTTAAGTCTCAACTATCTTCCGCCCGTTTAACTGGGCAAGGATGCTTGAGGGCGGCTACCAGTGAGAATTGGGAACAAAATGCTCCCCTCGTTGAACAACTATCGGAAATTGTACAAAAGCTGACGACCGAGTTAACGAATGCTatgaatcaataa
- the LOC134214667 gene encoding tetratricopeptide repeat protein 27 isoform X2, producing MEHYCPTDFGLMIKEADWTSCFQHEVFKRFVIGQISSTERQKILHSSIAALLAFVQNNFLGPTLVLNDAINVPGELNFRRLLTLDGEELNPNVATPELLYVCKLAFEQLLPTDDESTSHFVERLWYLRFLVIYQRCLDDLVHSLYSSFDQNVGHLAKAMENMDDYELKVQTHIEILQGYVLFKRITKSEHWITALQNVAGVDITIEGVLGVRTKFQQNPIPQLTLKAKGLETIDLADSKVTHGHISLPTMLKLDDDVRLEKIKFTNEQENVDAQLPSLVQEIVLSKILFLKYSQPKDKLADEELKPYLTALLYQDYGPWSTRLVALFLNIQMEASHKRTVDRSLKQCEELVHLLDSSSVPVVHRLSYAFCSSLIPRWQIKAKLGDLMVSLGMIKSALDLYLELHHWEDVISCYNHLELRHKAAEIIQQEIDKKPTVTLYCLLGDATDDIQCYQKAWDLSGENSAKAQRHWGNYYFARKQYQDAIPHLKKSIEINCLQETTLLRLGYAALQLEQWEDAAKAYRLYTTLESHGFESWNNLSMAYIKLGDKRRAHKVLQEALKCNFNNWKVWDNFLAVSIDTKNYEDALNAYERLIELKEKFFDQEVLEILTKVISEGAPDANGNSSNRLTKKILKLLGHASAKTPNNGLLFELSSQLETEDPLKKAQKLQNAYRGYVQTNSQWSKTSDNCGRILKLCIALCESSLQAFVDGKEDAGKLPSVKSQLSSARLTGQGCLRAATSENWEQNAPLVEQLSEIVQKLTTELTNAMNQ from the exons ATGGAACATT attGTCCAACGGATTTTGGATTGATGATTAAAGAAGCGGATTGGACAAGTTGCTTCCAACATGAGGTTTTCAAGCGATTCGTTATTGGTCAAATATCGTCCACCGAACGTCAGAAAATTCTCCACTCGTCCATAGCCGCCCTACTCGCATTTGTGCAAAACAATTTCCTTGGTCCTACATTGGTGCTAAACGATGCTATAAACGTCCCGGGTGAACTCAATTTCAGGCGTTTATTGACATTAGATGGAGAAGAGCTGAATCCCAACGTGGCAACCCCCGAACTGCTGTACGTTTGCAAACTTGCTTTCGAGCAACTTCTACCGACCGATGATGAATCGACATCGCACTTCGTTGAACGATTGTGGTATCTCCGATTTCTGGTAATCTATCAACGGTGTTTAGATGACCTCGTCCACAGTCTTTATTCGAGTTTTGATCAGAACGTTGGTCATCTCGCTAAAGCGATGGAAAATATGGACGATTATGAACTGAAAGTACAAACCCACATTGAAATCCTGCAAGGATACGTGCTTTTCAAACGTATTACCAAATCAGAACATTGGATAACTGCGCTTCAAAATGTTGCAGGCGTGGACATAACAATTGAAGGTGTCCTTGGAGTGCGTACAAAGTTTCAGCAGAACCCTATACCACAGTTAACGTTGAAGGCAAAAGGACTCGAGACGATTGATTTGGCTGATTCAAAGGTGACACATGGACATATCAGTTTGCCCACAATGCTAAAGCTGGATGACGATGTACGACTGGAGAAGATTAAGTTTACTAATGAGCAGGAAAATGTAGATGCTCAACTTCCCAGTTTAGTCCAAGAGATTGTTCTATCGAAAAT CTTATTCTTAAAATACTCGCAGCCAAAAGATAAACTAGCCGATGAGGAGCTTAAGCCGTACTTAACCGCATTATTGTACCAGGATTACGGACCGTGGTCCACTCGACTCGTTGCcctatttctgaatatccaAATGGAAGCAAGCCACAAGCGGACTGTCGATCGTTCACTAAAACAGTGCGAAGAGCTTGTGCATCTTCTAGATTCCAGCAGCGTTCCCGTTGTGCATCGTTTGTCGTACGCATTTTGCTCGTCCCTAATTCCACGCTGGCAAATCAAAGCCAAATTAGGCGACTTGATGGTCAGTCTGGGCATGATTAAGAGCGCCTTAGATTTGTACTTAGAGCTGCACCATTGGGAGGATGTTATTTCTTGCTACAACCATTTAGAGTTGAGGCACAAAGCTGCCGAGATCATCCAACAGGAAATCGATAAGAAGCCTACCGTTACTTTATACTGCTTACTAGGTGACGCAACCGATGATATCCAGTGCTACCAAAAAGCATGGGATCTTTCCGGAGAAAATAGCGCCAAAGCGCAGCGACACTGGGGCAATTACTACTTCGCCAGAAAACAGTACCAGGACGCCATTCCACATTTGAAGAAATCCATAGAAATTAACTGCCTCCAAGAAACCACTCTACTTCGGCTGGGCTACGCCGCACTTCAGCTCGAACAGTGGGAAGATGCCGCCAAAGCTTATCGACTTTACACTACCCTGGAATCGCATGGGTTCGAATCGTGGAACAACCTATCCATGGCTTACATCAAACTGGGTGACAAAAGGCGAGCTCACAAAGTCCTGCAGGAAGCCCTGAAATGCAACTTCAACAACTGGAAGGTTTGGGACAATTTTCTCGCAGTTAGCATCGATACGAAAAACTACGAAGACGCCTTGAATGCGTATGAGCGATTGATTGAACTGAAGGAGAAATTCTTCGACCAAGAAGTATTGGAAATCCTGACCAAAGTTATCTCGGAAGGAGCTCCCGACGCAAATGGCAATTCATCCAATCGTCTGacgaagaaaattttaaaacttctaGGGCATGCATCAGCCAAAACGCCTAACAATGGGCTGCTTTTCGAGCTATCCTCCCAATTGGAAACGGAAGATCCGCTGAAGAAAGCGCAAAAATTGCAAAACGCCTACCGTGGCTATGTGCAGACCAATAGCCAATGGTCGAAAACGTCAGACAACTGTGGAAGAATTCTCAAGTTGTGCATTGCTCTTTGTGAAAGCAGTTTACAAGCATTCGTTGACGGCAAGGAGGACGCTGGAAAATTGCCTTCCGTTAAGTCTCAACTATCTTCCGCCCGTTTAACTGGGCAAGGATGCTTGAGGGCGGCTACCAGTGAGAATTGGGAACAAAATGCTCCCCTCGTTGAACAACTATCGGAAATTGTACAAAAGCTGACGACCGAGTTAACGAATGCTatgaatcaataa